The Deinococcus hopiensis KR-140 genome includes a window with the following:
- a CDS encoding putative bifunctional diguanylate cyclase/phosphodiesterase, protein MRPDILRELGRLGLDVSSPPDAAGWRAFLAGLSAKTEETQVPAAPFRPWQSQAVDWAATIFVTDLAGALTDGNLAFLGALGRPTVPTGQHCGMLYAAADQTRVTDLIAQVLRGEIPERTLLEFCPPGGQARFMFTQVLPLLGEGSAIQGCIFSGVDVTEREVEGRALQERYRSYETILRAVPAPLAVFGPDHRYLFCNSAAIGNDAIRAWIIGKDDYEYCAYRGFPVSLADQRRQRFNEVLERRAPVFWEEQFPLPDGQVRHMMRCLSPVFLATGELDLMIGYGLEITERKQALDALAQLNAELEGANRRLQHDAFHDALTGLPNRTLFGDRLEQALARARLDHGPTNRAGFSLLFLDLDRFKVINDSLGHSVGDALLVAFAGRLQHALRPVDTVARLGGDEFTVLLEPLGGEEAGQVASRLQAMLREPFLIQGQELLVSVSIGIVHGHSGYDSAGALLRDADIAMYRAKAQGGAGHQMFTVEMREHAVRRIHLEQDLRRAAVQDELRVLYQPIMALATGQTVGFEALVRWQHPVHGLLYPADFIDLAEETGLILEVDRWVLREACKQLQRWEKLLPGAPSFNLSVNFSGRHFSAPDVYASLSGVLNETSFAPHALKLEITEGVLLQHSHTIGETLGRIRELGVQLSIDDFGTGYSSLGYLQSYPVDTLKIDRSFIDRMLQSEESGELVRTIITMAKNLKLRVVAEGIEEPAQLEQLRTLNCDYVQGYLISPPLEPAAVPDYLRRDFPLHLSQG, encoded by the coding sequence ATGCGACCCGACATTCTCCGTGAACTTGGACGACTGGGCCTGGACGTCTCCTCTCCTCCGGACGCCGCCGGGTGGCGGGCCTTTCTCGCCGGTCTCTCCGCTAAAACAGAGGAGACCCAAGTTCCCGCTGCACCCTTCAGGCCGTGGCAGTCGCAGGCGGTGGACTGGGCCGCCACCATCTTCGTGACAGACCTGGCAGGCGCGTTGACGGACGGCAATCTGGCGTTTCTCGGGGCCCTGGGAAGGCCCACAGTCCCCACTGGGCAGCACTGCGGAATGCTCTATGCCGCAGCGGATCAAACTCGGGTGACGGACCTGATCGCTCAGGTCCTGCGGGGCGAGATTCCGGAAAGGACCCTTCTCGAGTTTTGTCCGCCGGGCGGGCAAGCCCGGTTCATGTTTACTCAGGTCTTGCCACTGCTGGGCGAGGGCAGCGCAATCCAAGGCTGCATCTTCAGCGGTGTGGACGTGACTGAACGCGAGGTGGAGGGCCGCGCCCTGCAGGAGCGTTACCGCTCCTACGAGACCATCCTCAGGGCAGTGCCCGCACCGTTGGCGGTCTTTGGTCCCGATCACCGTTACCTGTTCTGTAATTCGGCGGCCATCGGAAATGACGCCATCCGGGCCTGGATCATTGGCAAGGACGACTACGAGTATTGCGCGTACCGAGGCTTTCCAGTCAGCCTCGCAGACCAGCGGCGTCAGCGCTTCAACGAAGTCCTGGAGCGGCGTGCGCCCGTGTTCTGGGAAGAGCAGTTCCCCCTGCCGGACGGTCAAGTGCGGCACATGATGCGCTGTCTGAGCCCGGTGTTCCTGGCCACGGGAGAACTCGATCTGATGATCGGGTACGGCCTGGAGATCACCGAGCGCAAGCAGGCGCTCGATGCGCTCGCGCAGCTCAACGCGGAGCTTGAGGGGGCCAACCGCAGGCTTCAACACGACGCTTTTCACGATGCCTTGACCGGGCTGCCCAACCGGACCCTGTTCGGAGACCGGTTGGAGCAGGCACTGGCGCGCGCCCGCCTTGATCACGGGCCGACGAACAGGGCAGGCTTCTCGCTGCTGTTTCTGGATCTGGACCGCTTCAAGGTCATCAACGACTCCCTGGGGCATTCGGTGGGAGACGCACTGCTCGTGGCTTTTGCAGGGCGTCTTCAGCACGCCCTGCGTCCGGTGGACACGGTCGCGCGACTGGGGGGAGACGAATTTACAGTGCTGCTCGAGCCTCTGGGGGGAGAGGAGGCCGGGCAGGTTGCCAGCCGACTTCAGGCCATGCTGCGTGAGCCCTTCCTGATTCAGGGGCAGGAGCTCCTCGTTTCGGTCAGCATCGGGATCGTACACGGACATTCTGGATACGACTCAGCAGGTGCACTGCTGCGCGACGCCGACATCGCGATGTACCGGGCCAAAGCCCAGGGCGGCGCGGGTCACCAGATGTTCACCGTGGAGATGCGCGAGCACGCGGTCCGGCGCATTCACCTCGAACAGGACCTGCGCCGCGCCGCAGTGCAGGACGAACTGAGGGTGCTGTACCAGCCGATCATGGCGCTGGCCACCGGGCAGACCGTGGGCTTCGAGGCGCTGGTGCGCTGGCAACATCCCGTTCATGGGCTGCTCTACCCAGCTGACTTTATCGATTTGGCTGAAGAAACCGGTCTGATTCTGGAGGTGGACCGCTGGGTGCTGCGCGAAGCATGCAAACAGTTGCAACGCTGGGAGAAGCTCTTGCCGGGAGCGCCCTCCTTCAACCTCAGCGTCAACTTCTCGGGGCGGCATTTTTCTGCTCCCGACGTGTACGCGTCGCTGTCCGGGGTGCTGAACGAGACGAGTTTTGCGCCCCACGCCCTCAAACTGGAGATTACCGAGGGCGTGCTTCTCCAGCACTCGCACACGATTGGCGAGACCCTGGGACGTATCCGGGAACTCGGTGTGCAGCTTTCTATCGATGATTTCGGAACGGGGTACTCGTCATTGGGCTACCTCCAGTCTTACCCGGTGGACACCCTCAAGATTGACCGCTCCTTTATCGACCGGATGCTGCAAAGTGAGGAAAGCGGTGAACTCGTCCGCACGATCATCACGATGGCGAAGAACCTGAAGTTGCGGGTGGTGGCCGAGGGTATTGAAGAGCCTGCCCAGCTCGAGCAATTGCGGACCCTGAACTGCGACTATGTCCAGGGTTACCTGATCTCCCCCCCTCTGGAGCCTGCAGCAGTCCCGGACTACCTCAGGCGCGACTTCCCCCTGCATTTGAGTCAGGGCTGA
- a CDS encoding ATP-binding protein, which produces MTIYDSLNVGLLGRPSFTEGEQTHSVPPGKALGLLCYLALRGEASRTRVAGLLWSEMNEEAARKYLRQLLYKLRAGSLGSWLEVEETSVRLRPGFTCDALRFEALLEDGQRAQALGLYRGPLLEGESFPGAPAFEDWLEEQRERWALLWKSATEQEAQVQEERGHRRGALALYLSLLREDALQELYQRSVMRLHALLGEREAALEGYERFRQTLSRELQLKPLPETVALAEDISAGRLSPSTLLPDPVAAQPAALPAGQDLPLGLPPAPLTGREAALDWLQGCLLGPPNVVLVLGEPGVGKTRLGEEFWGNRGGCLLLQAQELTRDTPLAPIAGALRRALGEGASTGLLTLEEVWRREASRLVPELSSGERPDAPTHEGRARFLEGLAHALVACGLPLLADDLHWFDPTTLEVLDVYLSLPGARPLLSTARSAELLDHPRLNPWLARLERDRRLARLPLAPLEESEVRQLVQRMSGSGGAVRFCRRLHQATAGNPLFVLETLRDLHSSGLLEVDRDGWHTPFDASTEDYAELPLPLGVREAVLGRIGRLGAAPRRLLEAASLAGDGFALDWLSGATALSEWESLEALETTVQAGLLSEGPGGYRFAHDLHRRALAEAMSHERRCLLHRRLAAVLESRHAEPALIAQHLERGGRMGEAVVWRIRAAQQAEAVYAYDQALGHYDRAIANGANSEQVYTIMLAREQLLFYANDTEGQQKALEILRPIAEQSTDPLVWGYVSLRWARLHVHRGAYLPVLQETAQVLERLQALPESSDLALLIVEFLVVRVDVLSRLRRLEEAEEDLKRVLVLGGERVPVPLRATLLTTWTYLLMDQGELGLALVKCAEVEALARQEGQGRRHAITLNLRARLLMLNNQVEQAAQSLEEALTITRQLRYTDLQKAFLVNLSQLYLRLQRCDDALAALESLQSLLGPQPSARDEAIVQKGLAQAHWTQGNPIAATAALHRAIKAYDGTDERGNQARMRLLLARYLFQQGQLHEARRYLDEARPLVDQHPVQQLWLAIEEARALLQAHPLRAVERVKPHLTATGPIEDVQEAAQYVLAEAYLALGQREKVQHCLNCVRQPPYLAAEYTSLRERAAQLPELS; this is translated from the coding sequence ATGACCATTTACGATTCCTTAAACGTAGGGCTGCTGGGGCGCCCCTCTTTTACGGAAGGCGAGCAGACGCACAGCGTACCACCGGGAAAAGCCCTGGGGCTGCTGTGTTACCTGGCACTGAGGGGAGAGGCGTCGCGGACACGGGTGGCGGGTCTGCTGTGGTCGGAGATGAACGAGGAGGCGGCGCGCAAGTACCTGCGGCAACTGCTGTACAAGCTGCGCGCGGGTTCGTTGGGCAGCTGGTTGGAGGTGGAAGAGACCTCGGTGCGGCTGCGGCCCGGCTTTACGTGCGACGCGCTGCGCTTTGAGGCGCTGTTGGAAGACGGGCAGCGCGCCCAGGCGCTGGGTCTGTACCGGGGTCCGCTGCTGGAAGGCGAGTCGTTTCCGGGTGCACCCGCCTTTGAGGACTGGCTGGAGGAGCAGCGGGAGCGGTGGGCGCTGCTGTGGAAGAGCGCCACGGAGCAGGAGGCGCAGGTTCAGGAAGAGCGGGGACACCGTCGCGGCGCACTTGCCCTGTACCTCAGTCTGCTGCGTGAGGACGCGCTTCAGGAGCTCTACCAGCGGTCGGTGATGCGCCTGCACGCCCTGCTGGGAGAGCGGGAAGCGGCGCTGGAGGGTTATGAGCGGTTCCGGCAGACGCTGAGCCGCGAGTTGCAGCTCAAGCCGCTTCCCGAGACGGTGGCGCTGGCTGAGGACATCTCTGCGGGTCGCCTGTCCCCCAGCACGCTGTTGCCGGATCCGGTTGCTGCGCAGCCTGCGGCGCTTCCCGCCGGCCAGGACCTGCCTCTTGGCCTTCCGCCCGCGCCGCTGACAGGCCGGGAGGCGGCGCTGGACTGGCTTCAGGGATGCCTTTTGGGGCCGCCGAATGTGGTGCTGGTCCTGGGCGAGCCGGGCGTTGGCAAAACGCGGCTGGGCGAGGAGTTCTGGGGCAACCGCGGGGGCTGCCTCCTCCTGCAGGCGCAGGAATTAACGCGCGACACACCCCTGGCGCCGATTGCGGGCGCTTTGCGGCGTGCGCTGGGTGAGGGGGCGTCCACCGGGCTGCTCACCCTGGAGGAGGTGTGGCGGCGGGAGGCTTCCCGCCTGGTTCCCGAGCTGTCTTCCGGGGAGCGGCCGGACGCGCCGACGCATGAGGGCCGCGCGCGATTTCTGGAGGGGTTGGCCCACGCCCTGGTCGCCTGCGGGTTGCCACTCCTGGCCGACGACCTTCACTGGTTTGATCCCACGACCCTGGAGGTGCTCGACGTTTACCTCAGCCTTCCGGGCGCGAGGCCACTGTTGAGCACTGCGCGGTCTGCGGAGCTGCTCGATCACCCACGCCTCAATCCCTGGCTGGCCCGGCTGGAACGTGACCGGAGGCTGGCCCGGCTGCCCCTCGCTCCCCTGGAGGAAAGTGAAGTGCGCCAGTTGGTGCAGCGCATGTCGGGCAGTGGCGGCGCCGTCCGCTTCTGCCGCCGACTGCACCAGGCGACGGCGGGCAATCCACTGTTTGTGCTTGAAACCCTGCGCGACCTGCACAGCTCGGGCCTGCTTGAGGTGGACCGGGACGGGTGGCACACCCCGTTTGACGCGTCGACCGAGGACTACGCGGAGTTGCCCCTGCCGCTGGGTGTTCGGGAAGCCGTACTGGGGCGGATCGGCCGTCTTGGCGCGGCCCCGAGGCGTCTCCTGGAGGCCGCCTCGCTGGCGGGAGACGGCTTCGCGCTGGACTGGTTGTCCGGCGCGACGGCCCTTTCGGAATGGGAGAGCCTCGAAGCGCTGGAAACCACCGTGCAGGCGGGCCTGCTGAGTGAGGGCCCCGGCGGCTACCGCTTTGCGCACGACCTGCACCGCCGCGCCTTGGCGGAGGCCATGAGTCACGAACGGCGGTGTCTTCTGCACCGCCGCCTCGCTGCCGTGCTCGAAAGCCGCCACGCAGAACCGGCCTTGATCGCCCAGCATCTGGAACGCGGAGGACGGATGGGCGAGGCTGTGGTGTGGCGCATCCGGGCGGCGCAGCAGGCCGAGGCGGTCTACGCCTACGACCAGGCGCTCGGCCACTACGATCGGGCCATTGCCAATGGAGCAAATTCCGAGCAGGTCTACACCATCATGCTCGCCCGCGAACAGCTCCTGTTCTACGCCAACGATACCGAGGGGCAGCAAAAGGCCCTGGAAATCCTCCGGCCCATCGCCGAGCAGTCCACCGATCCGCTCGTCTGGGGCTATGTCAGCCTGCGTTGGGCACGCCTTCACGTGCACCGCGGCGCCTACCTGCCTGTGCTGCAGGAAACCGCGCAGGTTCTGGAACGGTTGCAGGCTCTGCCGGAGAGTAGTGATCTGGCCCTCCTTATTGTTGAGTTTCTGGTTGTCCGGGTCGATGTTTTAAGCCGACTTCGGCGGCTGGAGGAAGCCGAGGAAGACCTTAAGCGGGTCTTGGTTCTTGGAGGGGAGCGGGTGCCTGTTCCCCTGCGTGCCACACTGCTGACCACTTGGACGTACCTCTTAATGGACCAAGGAGAGCTGGGACTGGCGCTCGTCAAATGCGCTGAAGTGGAAGCGCTGGCCAGGCAGGAGGGACAGGGGCGGCGGCACGCCATCACTTTGAATCTCCGGGCAAGGCTACTGATGCTAAATAACCAAGTCGAACAGGCGGCTCAGTCCCTGGAGGAAGCCCTCACCATCACCCGTCAACTTCGGTACACGGATTTGCAAAAGGCTTTTCTCGTCAACTTGAGTCAACTCTACCTTCGGCTTCAGAGGTGTGATGACGCTCTGGCGGCACTCGAATCACTGCAGTCCCTCCTCGGACCGCAGCCGTCAGCTCGGGACGAAGCCATAGTCCAGAAGGGACTGGCTCAAGCGCACTGGACGCAAGGCAATCCCATCGCCGCCACAGCTGCGCTGCACCGGGCCATTAAGGCGTACGATGGTACAGATGAGCGTGGCAACCAGGCCAGGATGCGCCTGCTGCTGGCCCGCTACCTGTTTCAGCAGGGTCAGCTGCATGAGGCCCGGCGGTACCTGGACGAAGCCCGCCCCCTCGTTGATCAACATCCTGTCCAGCAGCTGTGGCTGGCGATTGAGGAGGCGCGCGCCTTGCTCCAGGCTCACCCCCTCCGGGCTGTCGAACGTGTGAAGCCGCACCTTACGGCGACCGGCCCAATTGAAGACGTGCAGGAAGCCGCTCAATACGTACTGGCCGAAGCCTACTTGGCCCTCGGTCAGCGTGAGAAGGTGCAGCACTGCCTGAACTGTGTGCGGCAGCCGCCTTACCTGGCCGCGGAATACACCAGTTTAAGGGAACGTGCTGCACAGCTTCCGGAGCTTTCATAG
- a CDS encoding S1C family serine protease yields MPRALPKAFAVTVLLAFASPLTAAQATPAPPTPTLPAAEQATVNVIEQALGSVLYIDAFSPGETQGTFSSPLFADPGAQGDEASGSGFFVNAQGYALTNYHVVEGATRLTVTLRGNKQTFTARTVGTAPDFDLALIQVEGVPDTLIRPLALGNSDTLRIGQTTIALGAPFGLQFSATTGIVSATERTIPTGVRGIAQSAIQTDAAINPGNSGGPLLDSAGRVVGINTTIFSPAGAATGVGQSAGVGFAIPINVAAGLLPRLQSGQTILGPVLGVSLAPFDLTDLTEQARQQYKLPRTGALISQITPSGPAAQAGVKGGTTRVPTPVGTVFLGGDVITAINGQTIGSAADLREYLLTRQAGEKVTLTLDRAGQTQTLQVTLAPGTVPGGNR; encoded by the coding sequence GTGCCTAGAGCGTTGCCCAAAGCGTTTGCTGTAACGGTCCTGCTCGCGTTCGCTTCTCCCCTCACTGCTGCCCAGGCCACCCCCGCGCCGCCCACCCCCACCCTCCCCGCCGCCGAGCAGGCCACGGTGAATGTGATCGAGCAGGCGCTGGGAAGCGTGCTGTACATTGACGCCTTCTCGCCTGGCGAGACGCAGGGCACCTTCTCCAGTCCCCTGTTCGCCGATCCGGGAGCGCAGGGCGATGAGGCCTCTGGCAGCGGCTTTTTCGTTAACGCCCAGGGATACGCCCTGACGAACTACCACGTGGTGGAGGGAGCCACGCGGCTGACCGTGACGCTGCGCGGCAACAAACAGACCTTTACGGCCCGCACCGTGGGCACCGCCCCCGACTTCGACCTGGCCCTCATCCAGGTCGAGGGCGTTCCCGACACACTTATCCGGCCTCTGGCCCTGGGCAACAGCGACACGCTGCGTATCGGGCAGACCACCATTGCTCTCGGCGCGCCCTTCGGCCTGCAGTTCAGCGCCACGACGGGCATCGTGTCCGCGACCGAACGCACCATCCCCACCGGCGTGCGCGGCATCGCGCAGAGCGCCATCCAGACCGATGCGGCCATCAACCCGGGCAACAGCGGTGGGCCACTGCTGGACTCGGCGGGCCGAGTGGTGGGCATCAACACGACCATCTTTTCTCCTGCGGGTGCTGCCACGGGCGTCGGGCAGAGCGCTGGGGTGGGCTTCGCCATTCCCATCAACGTGGCGGCCGGGTTGTTGCCGCGCTTGCAGTCTGGGCAGACCATCCTGGGCCCTGTGCTCGGCGTGAGTCTCGCGCCCTTCGACCTCACCGACCTGACCGAGCAGGCCCGGCAGCAGTACAAGCTGCCCCGCACAGGAGCGCTCATCTCGCAGATCACGCCCAGCGGCCCCGCCGCACAGGCCGGTGTAAAGGGCGGCACCACGCGCGTTCCGACCCCGGTGGGCACCGTGTTCCTGGGCGGCGACGTGATTACTGCCATCAACGGTCAGACCATCGGTTCTGCCGCTGACCTGCGGGAGTACCTGCTGACCCGTCAGGCGGGCGAGAAGGTGACCCTGACGCTTGACCGGGCGGGTCAGACGCAGACCCTACAGGTGACGCTCGCGCCGGGAACGGTCCCCGGCGGTAACCGCTAA